One genomic window of Mus musculus strain C57BL/6J chromosome 17 genomic patch of type FIX, GRCm38.p6 PATCHES MG4200_PATCH includes the following:
- the Trem1 gene encoding triggering receptor expressed on myeloid cells 1 isoform 1 precursor (isoform 1 precursor is encoded by transcript variant 1) produces the protein MRKAGLWGLLCVFFVSEVKAAIVLEEERYDLVEGQTLTVKCPFNIMKYANSQKAWQRLPDGKEPLTLVVTQRPFTRPSEVHMGKFTLKHDPSEAMLQVQMTDLQVTDSGLYRCVIYHPPNDPVVLFHPVRLVVTKGSSDVFTPVIIPITRLTERPILITTKYSPSDTTTTRSLPKPTAVVSSPGLGVTIINGTDADSVSTSSVTISVICGLLSKSLVFIILFIVTKRTFG, from the exons ATGAGGAAGGCTGGGCTCTGGGGACTGCTGTGCGTGTTCTTTGTCTCAG AAGTCAAAGCTGCCATtgttctagaggaagaaaggtatgACCTAGTGGAGGGCCAGACTTTGACAGTGAAGTGTCCCTTCAACATCATGAAGTATGCCAACAGCCAGAAGGCTTGGCAGAGACTACCAGACGGGAAGGAACCCTTGACCCTGGTGGTCACACAGAGGCCCTTTACAAGACCCAGTGAAGTCCACATGGGGAAGTTCACCCTGAAACATGACCCTAGTGAGGCCATGCTACAAGTTCAAATGACTGACCTTCAAGTGACAGACTCTGGATTGTATCGTTGTGTGATTTACCATCCTCCGAATGACCCTGTTGTGCTCTTCCATCCTGTCCGCCTGGTGGTGACCAAGG GTTCTTCAGATGTGTTCACTCCTGTCATCATTCCTATTACAAGGCTGACAGAGCGTCCCATCCTTATTACCACAAAATACTCACCCAGTGACACAACTACAACCCGATCCCTACCCAAGCCCACTGCGGTTGTTTCCTCTCCTGGTCTTGGAGTCACTATCATAAATGGGACAGATGCTGACAG TGTCTCCACATCCAGTGTTACTATTTCAGTCATCTGTGGACTTCTCAGCAAGAGCCTGGTTTTCATCATCTTATTCATTGTCACAAAGAGGACATTTGGATGA
- the Trem1 gene encoding triggering receptor expressed on myeloid cells 1 isoform 2 precursor (isoform 2 precursor is encoded by transcript variant 2): MRKAGLWGLLCVFFVSGSSDVFTPVIIPITRLTERPILITTKYSPSDTTTTRSLPKPTAVVSSPGLGVTIINGTDADSVSTSSVTISVICGLLSKSLVFIILFIVTKRTFG, encoded by the exons ATGAGGAAGGCTGGGCTCTGGGGACTGCTGTGCGTGTTCTTTGTCTCAG GTTCTTCAGATGTGTTCACTCCTGTCATCATTCCTATTACAAGGCTGACAGAGCGTCCCATCCTTATTACCACAAAATACTCACCCAGTGACACAACTACAACCCGATCCCTACCCAAGCCCACTGCGGTTGTTTCCTCTCCTGGTCTTGGAGTCACTATCATAAATGGGACAGATGCTGACAG TGTCTCCACATCCAGTGTTACTATTTCAGTCATCTGTGGACTTCTCAGCAAGAGCCTGGTTTTCATCATCTTATTCATTGTCACAAAGAGGACATTTGGATGA
- the Trem3 gene encoding triggering receptor expressed on myeloid cells 3 precursor, with protein MSPLLLWLGLMLCVSGLQAGDEEEHKCFLEGENLTLTCPYNIMLYSLSLKAWQRVRSHGSPETLVLTNTRKADFNVARAGKYLLEDYPTESVVKVTVTGLQRQDVGLYQCVVYLSPDNVIILRQRIRLAWCQGKPVMVIVLTCGFILNKGLVFSVLFVFLCKAGPKVLQPSKTSKVQGVSEKQ; from the exons ATGTCACCGCTGCTGCTATGGCTGGGGCTGATGCTCTGTGTCTCGG GACTCCAAGCTGGAGATGAGGAAGAACACAAGTGTTTTCTGGAGGGCGAGAACCTGACCCTGACTTGTCCTTACAACATCATGCTATACTCACTGAGCCTGAAGGCCTGGCAGCGGGTCAGAAGCCACGGTTCTCCAGAGACTCTGGTGCTCACAAACACCAGAAAGGCAGACTTCAACGTGGCCAGGGCTGGGAAGTACTTGCTGGAGGATTATCCCACCGAATCTGTCGTCAAGGTCACGGTGACTGGGCTGCAGAGGCAAGATGTGGGGCTGTACCAGTGTGTGGTCTACCTCTCTCCTGACAATGTTATCATTCTGCGTCAACGGATACGGCTGGCATGGTGTCAAG GGAAGCCAGTGATGGTGATCGTTCTGACGTGTGGCTTCATACTAAACAAGGGCCTGGTCTTCTCAGTCCTGTTTGTCTTTCTCTGCAAAGCTGGGCCTAAG GTGTTACAGCCTTCCAAGACATCCAAAGTACAGGGAGTCTCTGAGAAACAGTAG